The Elusimicrobiota bacterium sequence CCTTGGGCTGGCCAGAGGAGACCGACGCCCTGCGGGACCATTACCCCACGTCGCTCCTCGCCACCGGCCACGAAATCCTTTACCTGTGGGTGGCGCGGATGGTGATGATGGGGCTTGCGCTTCGGAACGACGTTCCCTACCGGGACGTCTTCATTCACGGCATCGTGCGGGACAAGCAGGGGCGCAAAATGTCCAAATCCTTGAACAACGTCATCGACCCCCTGGACGTCATGAAAAAATTCGGGACCGACGCTTTGCGGTTCGCTTTGGTGTCCCAAGCGTCGCCCGGCCGGGACATGCAGATGTCGGACGACAATTTTGTGGGCGCGCGGAATTTCTCCAACAAGATTTGGAACGCGAGCCGGTTCGTGATGATGAACCTCAAGGGGTTCACCCCGGCGGACCTTCCCCTGGACCAGCGGACCCCCGCCGACCGATGGATCGCCCAACGGTTGGCGGACACGCTGGCGCTGGTGGACCAACACCTGAAGGATTTCGACCCGTCCCAAGCGGGGCGGGCGCTGTACGGGTTTTTCTGGAACGATTTCTGCGATTGGTACATCGAACTGGCCAAACCCCGACTTCTGCCGGGGGAGGCGTCCCCAGCCGCCACCGCGGCGAGGCAAACCTTGGTGGACGTTTTGGACGGCGTTCTGCGGGCCCTGCACCCCCTCATGCCTTTCATTACTGAGGAGCTGTGGCAGGCCCTTTGGACCGATTTGGGGGCGAAACCGTCCGGCCATCTCATGGAGGGGCCCTACGAAACTGTTCGGAAAGGCCCCATCGCTTCCCCCGAGGATCTGCGCGGGTTGGCGTTGGTTCAAGAAGCGGTCACGGCCCTTCGCACCATCCGATCCGAAATGAACGTGCCGCCCGGGAAACCCATCAAAGTGATCGTGAATTTGCCCGACGCCTCCACGGCGACGAAGACACTGCTCTCCAAAATGTCCCCCCACATCACCCATTTGGCGAAAATCGGAGACTGGCAGTGTGTGGAAACGGGCGAATGCCCGCGGCCGAACCAAGCGGCGTCCACCGTCACGGCCGACTTCGAGATGTTCATCCCCTTGGAAGGCTTGATCGATTTCGCCAAGGAAAGAACCCGCCTGGAGAAGGGCAAAGCGGAAAGCGAAGCGGGCATTAAACGGGACGAAGAACGGTTGGCCAACCCCGATTTCCGCGCCCGCGCCCCCGCCGACAAAGTGGCCGAAGTGGAGACCCGGATGGCGGAAAGCAAAGCCCAACTCCGCCGATTGGAATCCTTCCTGCGCGCCCTCGGCGCCTAGGAGCAATGCAGTTCACTTAAGGTGATATTTGTAGTTGCCCCTTTTATGGGGCGTCTTTTAAATCGATTAAATGGCGATGTCGACATCAAAGGTGCCCGATAAATCGGGCAACTACGCTTAACTGCGCCCAGGACCTGGGCTATACCGCCAGGGCGCGGAGTCGTTCGAAAAAACTGAGGCGGGGAGGTTCGCCGAAAATCGCGAACCCCTGGGACTCCAACTTTTCCAAAAGCATCTCGTAGATCCGGCCCATGGCCAACGCCGGGCGCGCCCGTCGACGGCTTTCCGCGGGAAGCGCGGCCCGGGCCTCGGCGAAAACGGCGCGGGCGCGTTCGGCCTGAAACGCCATCATCCGACGGTAGTTGTCGTTATACACCTGGGCCAAAACCTCCGCCTCCCCGAAACCGAAACGAACCAAATCTTCCTGGGGCAAATAGATCCGCCCGCGCAGAGCATCTGTTTTCACGTCGCGAATGATGTTGACGAGTTGCATCGCCAGCCCGAGCTTTTCGGCGAAGGTCCGGTGCAGGTCCGGCCCGAGCCCGAAAATGGGCAAACAAGCCAACCCCACCGTGCCGGCCACCCCGTGACAATAGACCCGGAGCGCATCGAAAGTCGCGTAACGGGTTTGCGTCAAATCCCGCTCCACGCCGTCCACCAAATCCAGCAGATCGTTCTTCGCGATGGGGAATTCCGACAAGACGGTCTGGAGCGACTTCCATACCGCGGCCTCGCGGCCTTCGAAATCGGCGGGTTCGCCGTTCAGAACCGCTCGCCAGCGGCCCAGGACGGCCCGGGCCCGGTCCGGTTCGTTGGCGTCGATGCCGATTTCGTCCACGGCATCGTCCACCGCGCGGGCGAAGGCGTAGACCGCGGCCAGGGCGTGGCGTCGGCGGGGCGGCAGGAGGATAAACGCCGGAGCGAAATTGCTCATGCGAAACACGCTGAGCGGACGTTTCAGAAAAGACAATTTCATGCCGCCACCGCCAAAGGAACCGGTTTCCAGAAAAGCCAGGGCAGAACCAGCCGCGCCCAGTCCCCCGCGCCCAGGGAAGGACGGCGAGACCACACATCAAACCCCTGCCTCTCGATCTTATTTAAAATTTCCATTCCACCCAGCCAAACGAAACGCAACTCCCGTCGGAGCGGGGCGGGGGCCTGGTCCGCGAGAGCGCGCCCTTCGGCGAAGATCGTCCGGGTGCGGCGAACCTGGAACCCCATGAGATCGCGGAGCGCCTCCGTGGCGGGGCCCTGAAGCGCGGCCTGTTCGGAGAGACCCCGCGCCGCCAGGTCTTCCAGCGGGATGTACAAACGGCCTTTCAGAGCGTCCACCGTCACGTCCTGCCAAAAGTTGGCCAACTGGAGGCCCGTGCAAATCGCGTCGGACCAACGGCCCATGGGTTCGGTCCAGGCGCCGAATAGCCGGAGCAGGATCTCGCCCACGGGGTTGGCGGAGCGCCCGCAGTAATAAAGGAGGTCGTCAAAGGTCGCGTGGCGGGCCTTTTGCACGTCCATCTCAAAGGCGGTGAGAAGGTTTTCGAAAGGGGCTTTGGGAAGGCGGTGGCGCGAAAAGACGTCGGCCAAGGCCCAGAAGACGGGGTGTTGCCGGTGATCCGTCAAGCAGGCCTCCAGGCGGCGCCGCCAGTCCGCGAGGCGCGAGAGACGGTCCGGGGCGGTGAGGCCGGGCTCGTCGGCGAAGTCGTCGGCGCACCGGGCGAAGGCGTAGACAGCGGCCACCGCCGGGCGGATTTCTTTCGGCAACCAAAAGGAGGCCACGGGAAAATTCTCGTAGTGTTCCCGAGCGAGCTTCGCGCAGGCGTCGTAAGCCAGCGGAAGCGTTGAAACGGAAGAGGGCAGGAGGTCGGCGGAAAACGGCATGGGGGAGTGGACCAACGTCCGGCGCGGGGAGGGATCGGCCTGGGTCAATCCCAGATGGGGGCGTGCCAGAGCGTTTCCATCAGCCAGCGAACCTCGGAATCGCAGTAGGCCATTTCGGAATATTGGGTCTTCCCCCGCTCATCGAGGTAGGTGAGAGCGATGGTCACGTCGCGGTGCCGCTCGGCATGGGTATTGCGGGACCACGTGGCGGACACGCACAAAATACCCGACGGAATATCCAAATGGCCCCGCCATTCGGCTTTGACGCAGGGGCCCTGGCAAACGAGGCCGCGGTCTTTGGGGCGTAGAACTTTCTCTTCTTCGGGCCGCCGGGTCGGTTTTCCGGTCATCCCCCCGGCCTCGCAAATGGAGGCCAGGAAATTTTCCAACTTCCGCTTGTTGATTTTCGGCAGGTGCTTGGGAGCGCGGTTGGGCTCCTTGTTTTCGTCCGGATTATGCTTTGTCATGGCTTTGTCTCCCTGCCTCATCTTTTAAAATAAACCAAGGCACCGACTGCCGCCCGTGGGGATGGCCCTCGGCAGCATACACCGCATCACCCCGGATCGAATACCAGGGGACGGTCAAGGCCGCCCGTTGGGGGTGATGGTCCGTCGGAAACAGTTGATCCTCGCGGACCACATACCACGCCCGCGGGTCTTCCCCGTCCGAATGATGGGGCGTCGTGTACGCCCACCCGTTCCGCAAAACGAACGTCGGTAATGCCTGGGGCCCTTTGGGGTGGTGCGCGGTATTATACAGATATTTTTCGGTCACGTCGGTTTCTCTCGGGAAGATTTTATCATAAATCCCTCTTCCCGCGCCCGCCCGTCTTTCTGCCGTCGCCGGATGCGCCGCGCCAGCAAAACTGCTAAACTTTCGCCCGCAGGGTCCGTAGCTCAGGGGTAGAGCATTCGCCTTTTAAGCGAGGGGTCGAGGGTTCAAATCCCTCCGGACCCAAATTTGGACGGTTCCTCCGTGTTGGTCCGGAAGGATTTGAAGCCAACTTTCCCGCCGCCTTGAATGGCGGATGAAGGGAAAGGGGCCGGCCTCCGGAGGAGCACCGACAGGTGCGGGGGAGGAGGAAATCCCTCCGGACCCAAATTTGGACGGTTCCTCCGTGTTGGTCCGGAAGGATTTGAAGCCAACTTTCCCGCCGCCTTGAATGGCGGATGAAGGGAAAGGGGCCGGCCTCCGGAGGAGCACCGACAGGTGCGGGGAGGAGGAAATCCTCCGGACCCAAATTTGGACGGTTCCTCCGTGTTGGTCCGGAAGGATTTGAAGCCAACTTTCCCGCCGCCTTGAATGGCGGATGAAGGGAAAGGGGCCGGCCTCCGGAGGAGCACCGACAGGTGCGGGGGAGGAGGAAATCCCTCCGGACCCAAATTTAAAATTTATGGAAATTAGAAATCTTCATCCCTGGGACATCCCAGTGGACCAAGCTCTTGGAATTCAAGAGGAACTGGCGCGGGACCTCATCCTTCGTAACGAATTCGATGAGATCGAGACCATTGCCGGCGCCGCCGTGGCGGTGGATTTGAAAGAAGGGGTGGCGCACGCCGGGGTCATTGTTTACGCTTACCCAAGCCTGGTTCCGATCGAAGCGGTGGTGGCCAAACAGAAACTCCACTTCCCCCCCGCGCCAGGGCTCCTGAGCTTTCGCGAGGCGCCGGTCCTGCTGGAGGCCTTTCAGCGGCTGGACGTCGAGCCGGATTTGATTTTTTTTGACGGACAGGGCGTCGCCCATCCCCGCAAATTAGGGATCGCCTCCCACATGGGACTTCTGCTGGACCGGCCGACGATCGGCGTCTCCACCACCCGACTCACGGGAAAGAGCCGAACCCCGGGCCCCAAAGAAGGCGATGTGGCGGAGTTGATCCTGGAAAGTAAGTTGGTGGGCTATGTTTTTCGTTCTAAGAAAGGGGCGCTTCCCCTCTACCTATCCCCCGGCCACCGCCTGGATTTTGAGACGGCCCTTAAATTTGTGCGAACCTGCATGGACGGCTTCCGCCTTCCGCGCCCGATCCGCGAGGCGACGGCACTGGCCGAAGCCGCCAAAAAGGGCAAACCGAAGGATTTTTTGAACAAACTGAAGTAGGGCCAGCCAACAGGTCCCGGCGACCTGTTGGTCGAAACACATTTTAAAGCTTTTGTCCGCTCTGCGGACCCGGCCTTGCTAAAGCAAGGCGACATTGGCGCGTGCCATCTTTTGCTGTTGCGCGCTTCGCGCCCGGCCCCGCTAAAGCGGGGCGACATAGGCGCGTGCCACATGGCACGCATGTCCCCGTCGACTAACGGTTAGGTCACGGCCCTTTCAAGGCCGTAATACGGGTTCGATTCCCGTCGGGGACACCATTTAGAAGAATCGAACTGCGCGGAAGGACCCACTCCCAATTTGGGGGTGGGTTCTTTTGTTTCGGGGGTTCGGGGGGGGCTGTCGGGGGCCGGAGAGGGGCTCCCACCGTCGAGGAAACGTTCCCAGTAGAATTCGACGGCCACGGCCTCTTTGGAATACCGCACCCTCTTGATCCCTTCCTGAACCAACAAGGTCTTCTCAATTCCGGTTTTGCGCGCCCATATGCCGTTGAACTTTTTAAGCGATAGCTTGAGTGTTTCTGTTGAAATATCCCCCCTTTCTTCAATGGGTTCGATTCCCGCCGCCTGGTCGCGGCGGGTTTGATGATTCATGCCCTGAACGACGTTTTTCAGGAAAAATTCGTCCAGGGACCAGCGGCGAAAGTTCTGCTCCATCATTTCATGGAACCGGTCGGCGTTGATCTGGCGGGTGGTGCAGGATTTCCAACCCTTGTGGTTCAACCGGCTACACCGGTAATAGTAATAGCGCCGATCCCCCTCCTCCGTCTTTTTCAACACGTGGGAGGGGGTCATGACCGATCCACATTCTTGGCAATCAATGAGCCCTCCATAGGGCATGTTCAAGTAGGGGCTAGGCTTTCGGCGCGGTTGGCTGGAAATAATGGTTTGGACGTGGTCAAAGACTGCCTGTGAAATGATGGGTTCGTGTTGGCCGGGATAGATCTTTCCCTTATGAACAAGTTTCCCGGTCAACACGGGGTTTCGAAGAAGGTGCCACACCATTGAATTCCCAATCGCCCGGCCGTTCCGCGAAGGAATACGATTTTCCACCACCACCTTCTGGGCCTCGGCCAAGGAACGCGTTTCAACGTATTTTT is a genomic window containing:
- a CDS encoding squalene/phytoene synthase family protein, whose product is MKLSFLKRPLSVFRMSNFAPAFILLPPRRRHALAAVYAFARAVDDAVDEIGIDANEPDRARAVLGRWRAVLNGEPADFEGREAAVWKSLQTVLSEFPIAKNDLLDLVDGVERDLTQTRYATFDALRVYCHGVAGTVGLACLPIFGLGPDLHRTFAEKLGLAMQLVNIIRDVKTDALRGRIYLPQEDLVRFGFGEAEVLAQVYNDNYRRMMAFQAERARAVFAEARAALPAESRRRARPALAMGRIYEMLLEKLESQGFAIFGEPPRLSFFERLRALAV
- the hpnC gene encoding squalene synthase HpnC, which gives rise to MPFSADLLPSSVSTLPLAYDACAKLAREHYENFPVASFWLPKEIRPAVAAVYAFARCADDFADEPGLTAPDRLSRLADWRRRLEACLTDHRQHPVFWALADVFSRHRLPKAPFENLLTAFEMDVQKARHATFDDLLYYCGRSANPVGEILLRLFGAWTEPMGRWSDAICTGLQLANFWQDVTVDALKGRLYIPLEDLAARGLSEQAALQGPATEALRDLMGFQVRRTRTIFAEGRALADQAPAPLRRELRFVWLGGMEILNKIERQGFDVWSRRPSLGAGDWARLVLPWLFWKPVPLAVAA
- a CDS encoding endonuclease V, giving the protein MEIRNLHPWDIPVDQALGIQEELARDLILRNEFDEIETIAGAAVAVDLKEGVAHAGVIVYAYPSLVPIEAVVAKQKLHFPPAPGLLSFREAPVLLEAFQRLDVEPDLIFFDGQGVAHPRKLGIASHMGLLLDRPTIGVSTTRLTGKSRTPGPKEGDVAELILESKLVGYVFRSKKGALPLYLSPGHRLDFETALKFVRTCMDGFRLPRPIREATALAEAAKKGKPKDFLNKLK